One genomic window of Medicago truncatula cultivar Jemalong A17 chromosome 1, MtrunA17r5.0-ANR, whole genome shotgun sequence includes the following:
- the LOC25483645 gene encoding uncharacterized protein, giving the protein MVMPLLAFIVAALFIPNGLVFAIPSTVPAFLWSSHYKLISDNGLKESVNYQVISPKDLAKSVLSEAGWSNFLCKGKKFQDPLDLALLFVGGELQSSDLSLNKHADSALSDFLKDSFVRSNTSMAFPYVSASEDVNLEDSLVSGFAEACGDDLGIGNVAFLGSCSMGTGNREETKALHSVQAYLTKRKEESHKGKTDLVVFCNGPQASKNVDRTQSEGEVLSELISSVEESGAKYAVLYVSDLSRSIQYPSYRDLQRFLAESTTGNGSTNSTACDGVCQLKSSLLEGLLVGIVLLIILISGLCCMMGIDSPTRFEAPQE; this is encoded by the exons ATGGTGATGCCATTACTTGCTTTCATTGTTGCTGCACTTTTCATTCCCAATGGATTAGTCTTTGCAATTCCCTCCACTGTTCCCGCATTCCTTTGGTCATCTCATTATAAATT GATCTCAGACAATGGATTGAAGGAGTCCGTTAATTATCAGGTCATTTCTCCGAAAGACCTAGCAAAGTCTGTTTTATCTGAAGCAGGATGGTCAAATTTTCTG TGCAAAGGGAAGAAATTTCAGGATCCTCTCGATCTGGCACTTCTATTTGTTGGTGGAGAG TTACAGTCTTCAGATTTAAGCTTGAACAAGCATGCAGACTCGGCTCTTTCTGACTTTCTCAAG GACTCTTTTGTCAGATCCAACACTTCCATGGCATTTCCTTATGTTTCAGCATCAGAGGATGTGAATTTGGAAGACTCATTGGTTTCAGGATTTGCTGAAGCCTGTGGAGATGATTTAGGAATTGGCAACGTTGCTTTCCTTGGATCTTGCTCTATGGGCACTGGAAATCGTGAAGAAACTAAAGCTTTACACTCGGTTCAA GCCTATTTGACCAAGAGGAAGGAAGAGAGCCACAAAGGGAAAACAGATTTGGTTGTGTTCTGCAATGGTCCTCAAGCTTCAAAAAATGTTGACAGAACACAATCTGAAG GTGAAGTTTTATCCGAGCTTATCAGCTCTGTAGAGGAATCTGGGGCAAAATATGCAGTACTTTATGTGTCAGATCTCTCGAGGTCAATCCAGTATCCTTCTTATAGGGATTTGCAAAGGTTTCTAGCAGAAAGTACAACAGGGAATGGATCAACCAATTCCACAGCTTGTGATGGAGTCTGCCAGCTTAAATCATCACTTTTGGAGGGACTTTTAGTG GGAATAgttttgttaataattttgaTATCGGGCCTTTGCTGCATGATGGGAATTGACAGCCCAACAAGATTTGAGGCGCCACAAGAGTGA
- the LOC120578232 gene encoding pectinesterase inhibitor 10-like: MKRASYGTKCSRCKQSGHNKATCKLPPPPPPAANPTEANNPTAPNQSTENPLPTASNPPTATNPSAATNPPASLSQGQPASLASSNSQPAVATQGSSITAPPKAQDAKEKAKKQPAKSQSAKAKDTKGKAKASSNFQGSKKRIPTNTEKTLSSVLNTKRQKLPFTRAPQDAAGPPSK; encoded by the coding sequence ATGAAGAGAGCTTCATATGGAACAAAGTGTAGCAGATGTAAACAGTCTGGACACAACAAGGCTACCTGTAAGCTGCCACCACCCCCACCACCTGCTGCTAACCCAACAGAAGCAAATAACCCAACTGCTCCTAACCAATCTACTGAAAACCCACTTCCAACAGCTTCAAACCCACCAACAGCTACTAACCCCTCAGCTGCTACTAACCCACCAGCTAGTCTTAGTCAAGGACAACCTGCATCACTAGCTTCATCAAATTCTCAACCAGCTGTTGCAACACAAGGGTCATCCATTACTGCACCTCCAAAGGCACAAGATGCAAAGGAAAAGGCCAAGAAACAACCTGCCAAATCACAATCTGCAAAGGCAAAAGATACAAAGGGGAAGGCAAAAGCTAGTTCCAACTTTCAGGGAAGCAAAAAAAGAATTCCAACCAACACTGAAAAGACTCTGTCATCAGTTCTCAACACCAAAAGGCAGAAGTTGCCTTTCACTAGGGCTCCACAAGATGCAGCAGGACCACCATCCAAATGA
- the LOC112419493 gene encoding protein FAR-RED IMPAIRED RESPONSE 1-like, whose translation MKRRLELNDQAGINVSRNFRSLVGEANGYENLTFGEKDCRNHIDKVRQLRLGTGDAEAIQKYFVRMQKQNSQFYYVMDVDDESRLRNVFWADARCRAAYEYFGEVISFDTTYLTNKYDMPFAPFVGVNHHGQSMLLGCALLSNEDTETFTWLFKTWLECMHGRSPNAIITDQDGAMKKAIEVVFPKARHRWCLWHLMKKIPEKFGRHSDYESIKTLLHDILKGLFVERHRWVPAYVRDTFWAGMSTTQRSESMNSFFDGYVTSKTTPKQFVEQYDNALKDKIEKENIADFRSFNTVIACISHFGFEFQFQKAFTNAKFQEFQLEIASMMYCHACFNRLEGLDSIFSVTESKKVYDKMKDIVFMVLFNEKDFMLKCTCHLFEFKGILCRHILCVLKLIGKTDFVPSNYILARWRKDIKRRYTLIKCGFDNLVGKTELQRVDKACDAFYEFASTRINSEDDLVKVMNWIQNMKIELPCNETSPRIIEEDCSVQSQATILDPKLARSKGRPPSKRKTSKFDQIGPCISRGQEIEYEVCYRSQLGDGIGTQESIQVNKEYSSQEQNNVRSGENGSVNTVAPFNPNQEYLGEENKAPYYSEVINHNAACSDLLQSWYEGLHDLQFG comes from the exons ATGAAGAGGAGGTTAGAACTCAATGATCAAGCTGGGATTAATGTGAGTAGAAATTTTCGGTCCTTGGTCGGTGAAGCAAATGGGTATGAGAATCTCACATTTGGAGAAAAAGACTGCAGAAACCACATAGACAAAGTAAGACAATTACGACTTGGGACAGGAGATGCTGAAGCAATACAGAAATACTTTGTTAGGATGCAAAAACAAAATAGTCAATTTTATTATGTAATGGATGTCGATGATGAAAGTCGATTACGAAATGTGTTTTGGGCAGATGCAAGATGTAGGGCCGCATATGAATATTTTGGCGAAGTCATATCTTTCGACACCACTtacttaacaaataaatatgacATGCCTTTTGCTCCTTTTGTTGGCGTAAACCATCATGGTCAGTCGATGTTGCTAGGTTGTGCTCTGTTGTCAAATGAGGATACTGAAACTTTTACTTGGTTGTTTAAGACTTGGTTAGAATGTATGCATGGACGTTCTCCAAATGCCATAATCACTGATCAAGACGGAGCAATGAAAAAGGCAATTGAGGTTGTCTTTCCGAAGGCTCGTCATCGGTGGTGCTTATGGCATTTAATGAAAAAGATTCCAGAAAAGTTTGGTAGACACTCTGACTACGAGTCTATCAAAACACTTTTGCATGATATT TTGAAAGGGTTATTTGTTGAACGGCATCGTTGGGTTCCTGCATATGTAAGGGACACATTTTGGGCTGGAATGTCAACTACACAACGAAGTGAAAGTATGAACTCATTTTTTGATGGATATGTGACCTCAAAGACAACACCGAAGCAATTTGTTGAGCAGTATGATAATGCattgaaagataaaattgaaaaggaaaacatTGCCGACTTTCGTTCGTTTAATACGGTTATTGCTTGTATTAGTCACTTTGGCTTTGAGTTCCAATTCCAAAAAGCCTTTACCAATGCAAAGTTTCAGGAATTCCAATTGGAAATAGCTTCTATGATGTACTGTCATGCATGTTTCAACAGATTGGAGGGTTTGGATTCAATATTTTCTGTTACAGAAAGTAAGAAAGTATATGACAAGATGAAAGATATTGTGTTCATGGTGCTCTTCAATGAAAAAGACTTCATGTTAAAATGCACCTGCCACTTGTTTGAATTTAAAGGCATTTTATGTAGGCACATCCTTTGTGTGCTTAAGCTCATAGGGAAAACAGATTTCGTGCCATCTAATTATATTTTGGCACGGTGGAGGAAAGATATAAAGCGGAGGTATACACTTATTAAATGTGGTTTTGATAATTTGGTTGGAAAAACTGAATTGCAACGTGTTGATAAAGCTTGTGACGCCTTTTATGAATTTGCTTCAACAAGGATAAATAGTGAAGATGATTTAGTGAAAGTGATGAACTGGattcaaaacatgaaaattGAGTTACCATGTAATGAAACATCTCCTAGAATTATAGAAGAAGACTGTTCAGTTCAAAGCCAAGCTACCATTCTTGATCCTAAACTGGCTCGAAGTAAAGGGCGTCCTCCTTCGAAAAGGAAGACATCTAAATTTGATCAGATT GGCCCATGCATATCTAGAGGTCAAGAAATCGAATATGAAGTGTGTTACAGATCTCAACTTGGAGATGGAATTGGCACACAAGAGAGCATTCAAGTAAACAAAGAATATTCTAGTCAA GAGCAGAACAATGTACGGAGTGGTGAAAATGGTAGTGTAAATACTGTAGCTCCCTTCAATCCAAATCAAGAATATCTTGGTGAAGAAAACAAG GCTCCTTATTATTCTGAGGTCATAAACCATAATGCTGCTTGTTCAGATCTGTTACAG TCATGGTATGAGGGTCTGCATGATTTGCAGTTTGGGTGA
- the LOC25483646 gene encoding F-box/kelch-repeat protein At3g06240: protein MAEVDAPPYLPDELITKILVRLPVKSLIRFKSVCKSWFSLISDNHFANSHFQVTAATHTLRILFLTATPEFRYIAVDSLFTDDYNEPVPLNPNFPLPEFEFDLEIKASLLGGFSLLGDYNEPVPLNPNFPLPEFEFDLEIKASCRGFIYVHTCSEAYIWNPSTGFLRQIPFPPNVSNLIFYGFGYDESTYDYLVVSVSYVYLGIFSLRANAWNEIVSPTHLPFCSKSSPFVYPLVESVFNGAIHWLAFNYDTHEYLVVAFELVERKLVEIPLPDDFDHGYTVCGLWVCRGFLSLWVMVDEDTVDIWVMKEYKVQSSWTKTLVLTTYDTIHNVSLVCCTTSGDIVGTDSRTGLVRYDEEGEFLEHTYYCKDSRNGFRLAMYTESLLSLPSDNEEA, encoded by the exons ATGGCGGAGGTGGATGCACCACCATATCTTCCTGATGAATTGATCACCAAAATCTTAGTAAGGTTACCGGTTAAGTCTCTTATTCGTTTCAAATCTGTTTGTAAGTCATGGTTTTCACTTATCTCTGATAATCACTTTGCAAATTCACACTTTCAAGTTACTGCTGCAACACACACTCTTAGAATTCTCTTCCTGACAGCAACTCCTGAGTTTCGATATATAGCTGTAGATTCGTTGTTTACCGATGATTATAATGAACCTGTTCcactaaaccctaattttcctcTTCCggaatttgaatttgatcttGAAATTAAAGCTTCAT TACTTGGTGGTTTCAGTTTACTTGGTGATTATAATGAACCTGTTCcactaaaccctaattttccgCTTCCggaatttgaatttgatcttGAAATTAAAGCTTCATGTAGAGGGTTTATATATGTTCACACTTGTTCAGAAGCTTATATATGGAATCCATCCACCGGATTTCTTAGACAAATACCTTTCCCTCCTAatgtttcaaatttaattttttatggttttggGTATGACGAATCAACATATGATTACTTGGTGGTTTCAGTTTCATATGTTTACTTGGGGATTTTCTCATTGAGAGCTAATGCGTGGAACGAAATTGTGAGCCCTACCCATTTGCCTTTTTGTAGTAAGTCCTCTCCCTTTGTTTATCCCTTAGTAGAGTCGGTCTTCAACGGAGCTATTCACTGGTTGGCTTTCAATTATGATACACATGAATATCTTGTTGTTGCCTTTGAATTAGTCGAAAGGAAACTTGTAGAGATTCCTCTCCCAGATGATTTTGACCATGGTTATACGGTTTGTGGTTTATGGGTATGTAGAGGATTTCTAAGTCTATGGGTTATGGTGGATGAGGATACGGTTGATATCTGGGTAATGAAAGAATATAAAGTGCAGTCATCTTGGACTAAAACTCTTGTTCTTACTACTTATGATACCATTCATAATGTTTCCCTTGTATGTTGTACAACAAGTGGTGATATTGTTGGAACAGATAGCCGTACTGGATTGGTGAGATATGATGAGGAAGGAGAGTTTTTAGAGCATACCTACTATTGCAAAGATTCACGAAATGGATTCCGATTGGCTATGTATACGGAGTCTTTGCTTTCACTCCCTAGTGACAATGAGGAAGCTTAA